Below is a window of Pyrobaculum aerophilum str. IM2 DNA.
TTCGTAATCAAGTGATGATGCGCAATGTTTATAAATTCCGTTTGTTTGAGATATGTTGCCGAGAATAGTTCTGTGGATTGCGATTGCGGCGTTTGTAATAGCTGGTTATGTTGACGTCCACGTAGAGGGCGGGCCAGACGTTGAGAGCCTGCATTTGTACGTATGGAACGGCTCCGACTGGACGCCTGTTTATGTCATTTACCAGCCAGAGTTTATTGACACATACCTTGTCGCCACTGGCCAGTGGGTATTGATGCCCTACTACAACATGTCTAAATATGTCCTGCGCATTCCCAGGGCGGCTCTGGCGCCGCGGGGGCCTCCACAAGTCCCGCCGGGGCTAGAGCGCTGGACTCTGGAGGTGGAGAACGGGACTAGAAAAGCGGTCATAACGCTGGCAGTGGGCAGAGACCCGCTGAGGCGCGGCAACACAACTCTGGCCACATGGAAGGCGCTTGGTCAAGAAATAGTGAAGACGCCAAACCGGGGCAAAATTGACAGGCCGCCTAGGAGGGGGCCTCAGAACAGCCCAGATGGCGGCGATGTTGCAACCGCCAGCTACGCCGTGTCTACAGGCGCTACCGTATACCCCATTGGAAGCCTCTATTTCAAATCGGCCTCCGTTGCTGGCACCTTCAGCACATACCTGCCCGTTGACTCGCCCACGGGCGAGACGAGGCTGTGCGGCTTGGACAATATGCACTGGGTTGGGTTTGAAGTTCAAAACTTCACCTTAGGGATTAAGGTGGATGGATATGTCACCGGGGGCTACCTCACTCTAGAAATTTACAACTTAGACACGTGCACCTTAATAAGCAACACGCTCTTCGCACTTCCAAATACCGGGACCTACTGGACAAATATACAGATTAGCCTCCCCCAAGACAGCCAAATTGGCGTGAGGCTAAAGGCAAGCGGTAGCGCGGAAGTCGCGTCCATTTCAGCATATGTAGTTGCGAGGTATAAAAAGACTGTAAACAGCCTCGCCCAAATAGCAACTTCGAAGGTTATTTCAGCCTCTGCTCCTAGAATAAGCGTAAGTGGCAGGTACAAAGTGGGAGTCCTCTACGGACCTTACGTCGCGTATGACGGCTTGGCGGGGAACTCCGCTGGTTCGAGCTACAGCAACGTATATGTTCCGCCGTCTACAGTAACGCTTACAGTGTATGGGCAGTACTGCCCGTTATTAAATGTACAGATTTATATCAACGGTATGTTATACACATCTGACCTTGTAAGCCCCGTCTCGACGACCCCTGCAGGTTATACTTGTACTTATAATGTTCCTTCGAAAACCTTACAGATATGGCCCAGGGAGTACGCAGTATCTAAGGCCACTTATTCGGGCGGGGGCATCTCAGTCACAGTGGTATATACATTTTGGGGAAGTAGCGCAACCATAAGCTTTTCCGACAGACTCCAAATAGTATATGACAGGTGGATAGAGCCGTTCCATTCGCGCTATATAGACGTCAGTACTGGATTACCCTATCTCCAGTGGGGGACTGTATTACTCTATAACACATTACAAATTTTAGGACCAGTCAACAGCTCCACTCTGAACATAGTAACGGAAATAAGGGCCAGAAACAATGAATTGATAATATCTCTTGCGCACAACTTGCTAAATCCCATGTTTCATGTATGCGGCGCTGAGTGGGTAATAACAGCGCCTGTGGAAAGCCAGGGCATAAGTACTTATTACGACGGTTCCGCTGTTGAGGAGCCGTGGTGGGCGGCAACAGCAAAGAGAGTTTTAGATGCCATAGACTGGCTCTTGATATTTGCCCAGGGAGACAAGGGGACGTTGGCATCTCTCGCATTAAAAGTAGTATACAATGTGGTAAGCGCAGCCACTCCCCAAGTCTCTGTAACCAGTAGCAACGGAGTATATAGAGTAACGTGGATTAGAGGCTGGGCCGATCCCATTCCATCAAACGTTGTGCTAATGTTAAGGCGTATGTCAGTTCCAGCGACTAGCCCGGCGTATGCGGAGTGGAGATATTTCAGAGACGGAGCGCCGAATATATTCGGTTGTATTCTCTCACCGTTTTACTACGTAGTAAATACCAATATGTACTTACCGCAAAGGCTTTTTAGTAGTGATGCCAGAGGGCGACTGATATGGACGTGGCGTGGGCAGACCAACTTAATATCGGAGGTGATAGTGACTGGGTAAAGACGCTTGCTTCCAAATGATTAAAACGGCAAAAATACTGTTTTTTGTCTCTTTTTCTTTCACTCTTTTTTTGGCCTATTTAGTTAGCGATGGCATCTTTTACCCCTTCGGCGCTGGCACGTTCCTCGCCGGTTTGTACCTTACGCTAGTGGGGCTTATTTTTTTCTTCAGCGAGGTGCCGAAGATGCGCAGGCGGTTGCTGGAGGCTGTGGCAATAATCCTCCTCTTCGCCTCGTTTCACCTGTTCCCGCCTCTTTCGCTGACGGCAATACCCGCTCTGTTTTTTATCTTGTTAATGCCAATATACCTTGGATGGAAGCACCGTGTGTTTATAGACGTGGTGCACATAGTTTTGTGGCTGATCGCCTCGTCAGCTCTGGGATCGGCCTTGTATTGGCCTATGCCCAAGGCCTTTTGGTCCCAAGTTTTGACGGCCGGAGCCTCTTCCCTAGCCGCCCATTATTTCCTCTTAAAGGCCTACCCTCGCATAAAGAAGACACGGCGTATATAAGTCTCTCAAATTACAGTTCTATGTCCAAAGCCGGAATTCGACAGCCTATTTTACTAAGTTTTTGCCCAATGAGGTGGCCGTCACAGCGGCTGGCCTCTGGATTATTGACGCGGGGCGAGCAGTGCTCTATATGGAGGATAGATCTTATACTTACTCAAGAAGGCCCTGTGGATTTATGTAGTTTTAACGAGTAGCGCAAACTGCATCGAATACGCAGGCGGCGTTAAGGCGAGCGCCGTCTATGCCGTGCTCATAGGCCCTGCCATCCGAAAGGCGTAACTAATGGCGTGGCTTACCTACGACAAATAACTCAATGCGTATTCTGACGGACATGTAAATACTCGGTTCTCCGCGGGCTTTGGATTCTGGCCTTAGGGGCTGTATTTGGGTTAAAGACTTTATCCACCCGTATCTGGCTGTGGGTTCTTCCAGAGGTTTTTTGAGCCGCCCATTTTCTCCTCGTGGGGACTTTGGCGCGATTAGCGGCTTGTTTTACGGCCTGCGGGCGCTATCTCATCTCGTCGTGATGCGCGGGGCTTTCTCGCCCTCGACAAGGCCCTCTCCCTAAGCGCAGTGTTAGGGCTATTGCCCGGAGACGCGGGCTGGACCGCTTTTCTAACTCCCCTCTGCCGCGTCGCTCTTATACGCAACTGTTTGCCGTGGGTGATTTGGGGCTAGAGCTCTCAGTTTTTATCACTGGCGTTTGCAGTGGCGCTGGGGTACTTCTTAGATCTTCGCTGGATATCTGCGGAGAGCCCTCGCACCTTCCCATGTCCTCGTCCCGGCCTTTCCAAGATGCGCGGCGGCGTGATTAAGGCCGGCGTCTGGCCTGGCAACTGGCTGTCTGTTTTCGGGGCGTCTTAGCCGAGGTAGTTTTTATATAACTGGGGCATTTAACCAGTGGCTCTGCCGTTGCGAGATATAAATCCTACAATGACGTTTCCGTTTGTCACAAAGGCGTTGGTGTTTATAAACGTTGCCGTGTTTATCTACGAGCTTCTTAACCCCGCCGTTATTCAAAAATACGCCTTTGTTCCAGCCCTGGCATTTTCAGAGCCTTACAGATGGGTTACGCACATGTTCCTCCACGGGGGACTTCTGCACATAGTTGGTAATATGATCTACCTGTGGGTCTTCGGCGACAATGTGGAGGATCACTACGGACACTTCCGTTTTCTAGCGCTTTATCTCATGTGGGGGTTGGCCGCCGCCTTTGTTCACTACTGGGCTGTGGCTAGCCAAGCGGCATTGCTATCCGCAGTGGGCGTTGTGGGAGATCCCATGTGGGTGCCTGCCGTAGGCGCCTCGGGGGCTATAAGCGGGGTGCTCGGCGCCTATATGGTGCTCTATCCACACGCGCGGATTTTAACCCTTACTTTTTTCATAGTGATAACGCTGGTGGAAATACCTGCTTGGGCTTACATAGGATTTTGGTTTATTTACCAGCTCTTTTACGGCGCATTGGAGTTCATCACGTTGCAGTCAAGCGGCGTGGCGTACTTCGCCCACATAGGAGGGTTCATTGCGGGGGCTCTGACCGCGTTAATATATAGAAGGAGGCGTGCTGTGCATTACTACTGGTATTGGCAGTAATATCGCGGGGCTTTTCGCTAGCGTTTTACTGACTTGTGGGCATGGAGAAAAACGGCCGGCCAAAAACATTTCAATATTAAACATAGGTTATATTCATGAAGGACGCCAGAGCCATTATGAGTGATAATGTTAAGTTAGATGCGCTGGATATGCTTATTTTATACAGTATATATACTGCAAGGGGGGAGGTTTCGCGTAAGGTTATTAACAAGGTTGTGTCTTATGGCATACTTGTAAGAGGGGGCAAGTTCAATCCCGTTGATGAGCCGAGGCTATTAAGGCCCTTAAGGATTAGCCACTTCGGCTGGATCATCCCCGACGTTGATGAAAGGCTGAGGAAGTTGGCAGAGGCCGGTTTCTTGGAGCTCCGCTACGAAAAGAAAGGGAGGAGGGAGGTCATATACGCCAAGCCTAAGGATATACACGGTGTGTTCGAGGTAGTGAAAACGGCGTTGGCCAAAGAGCTCAGCGAGGCGAGAGCTACCGCCATTTTAGAGTCGATTAACGAGGCGCTGGAGCTTTATAGAAGGGGTGGGTCAGAGGGACTAGTAAAGGCCCTTGAGGAAAGTACGTATATCGCTGGCGTGAAGTACGCCTTAGTTGGTTGGGACGGTGAGAGTTACGCAAAGGTCATGGGGGAGTTGAACAAAAGGGGAGAGGAGATAAGGAAGAAGCATCCAGATATGCCTGGCAGCGCGGAGTTTTTAGAACTGAGGCGCAGAATCAAAGAGCCTCTTTTGTAGACCCCCTAGATGCGTTCTCTTGGATCTAAAAGGTCGCTGTATCTAAGGTTATTTCGCCACGGGTTAGAACTAAGCGAACTCTTAGATGGCGTAGCAAGGGGCTTGCGGGCGCCATCAGAGATCAAGATTCTTGCGGACACGAGCATAATACTAGCATCAATGTTGTTAGAGGAAAGGGATAGGGTGATTATG
It encodes the following:
- a CDS encoding rhomboid family intramembrane serine protease, with product MALPLRDINPTMTFPFVTKALVFINVAVFIYELLNPAVIQKYAFVPALAFSEPYRWVTHMFLHGGLLHIVGNMIYLWVFGDNVEDHYGHFRFLALYLMWGLAAAFVHYWAVASQAALLSAVGVVGDPMWVPAVGASGAISGVLGAYMVLYPHARILTLTFFIVITLVEIPAWAYIGFWFIYQLFYGALEFITLQSSGVAYFAHIGGFIAGALTALIYRRRRAVHYYWYWQ